A single window of Candidatus Eisenbacteria bacterium DNA harbors:
- a CDS encoding phosphodiester glycosidase family protein encodes MPPLHHNARRHDPAPCLVVLMMLLFTMAVPHRLLADAPAGDKTTPDSSCLQNNPSEWRWLEPGLELGCYNAPGAEGSRKPDIHILRIDPDHFDFVLLNSSAPGQGKRFTAKEWCRKENLVAATNTSMYQEDCRTSVSYMRSPVHTNNSYISKDKAILAFDRRDSALPKVCIIDRDCDDFHYMKELYGTLIQSIRMISCQGNNVWEKQQKKWSAAIIGIDKNGRVLFIHVRKPFPMHDLINILMELPLDLKNAMYVEGGPESQLFVQAGDIECEFMGSYETGFLESDANFSAWPIPNVVGIRRIGGDENR; translated from the coding sequence ATGCCACCCCTTCATCACAACGCCCGCCGTCACGACCCGGCGCCTTGTCTTGTCGTCTTGATGATGCTTCTCTTTACGATGGCCGTACCCCACCGATTGCTAGCGGATGCTCCCGCCGGCGACAAAACCACACCCGATTCAAGCTGCCTGCAAAACAACCCCTCCGAATGGCGCTGGCTGGAACCCGGGTTGGAGCTGGGCTGCTACAATGCTCCCGGCGCGGAAGGATCAAGGAAGCCGGATATCCACATTCTTCGGATCGACCCCGATCACTTTGATTTTGTTTTGTTAAACTCGTCGGCGCCCGGACAAGGAAAGAGGTTCACGGCGAAGGAGTGGTGCCGGAAGGAAAACCTCGTCGCCGCGACCAATACCAGCATGTATCAGGAGGACTGCCGAACCAGCGTCTCTTATATGAGAAGCCCTGTGCATACAAACAATTCATATATTTCCAAGGACAAGGCGATTCTTGCCTTTGACCGCCGGGACAGCGCTTTGCCGAAAGTGTGTATCATCGATCGGGATTGCGACGATTTTCATTATATGAAGGAACTCTATGGCACGCTGATACAGAGTATTCGGATGATTTCCTGCCAGGGAAATAATGTTTGGGAGAAACAACAAAAAAAATGGAGCGCCGCGATCATCGGCATCGATAAGAACGGCCGGGTCTTGTTTATCCATGTTCGCAAACCGTTCCCCATGCACGATCTCATCAACATCCTCATGGAGCTCCCTCTTGATTTGAAAAATGCGATGTATGTCGAAGGCGGTCCCGAGTCACAGCTCTTTGTCCAAGCGGGCGATATAGAATGCGAATTTATGGGGAGCTATGAGACGGGATTTCTCGAGAGCGACGCCAATTTTTCCGCCTGGCCTATCCCTAATGTCGTCGGTATCCGCCGCATCGGCGGCGACGAGAACCGCTGA
- a CDS encoding trehalose-6-phosphate synthase, translating into MTNHDVRLVVVSNRLPVSLIGSGDEWAVRPASGGLVTALAPVLRNRGGLWVGWPGTAGQMDLEETLGSASLEVGYRLRPVYLTEDDVHDFYHGFSNEIVWPLFHDLQTNCNFMPEYWHNYLDVNRKFTKVVAAGCSENDYIWVHDYHLMHLANSLRAKDISNRIGFFLHIPFPPIDIFLKLPWRFQVLQALLEYDLVGFQTMRDRRNFLQCLRHLIPEARAHGRGPVVSARYHDREVRIGVFPIGIDYNEFAGVAESPEVSDRGWYLHEALPDRQIILSVDRLDYTKGIPERLEGFRRALMRYPELHGRVTLVLIVVPSREEVPRYQKLKTRIERSVSEINGEFTKPGWVPIHYLYRHLEREGLIAHYRVAEIGLITPLKDGMNLVAKEYCACDVEEKGVLILSEFAGAASQLHRGAILVNPLDYDGVADAIHRAFMMSREERRLRMRKMRDTIRRTNVFWWVDSFLNAAFSKNLNDFPLNESESSDLYIDRNTQGL; encoded by the coding sequence GTGACTAACCATGATGTGCGCCTGGTTGTTGTTTCCAACCGGCTCCCTGTCAGCCTGATTGGAAGCGGGGATGAATGGGCGGTCCGCCCGGCCAGCGGCGGATTGGTTACCGCACTCGCTCCTGTGCTCCGCAACCGTGGCGGTCTTTGGGTCGGTTGGCCGGGAACGGCGGGACAGATGGATCTCGAGGAAACGCTGGGTTCCGCATCACTTGAAGTCGGGTATCGATTGCGCCCTGTTTATCTGACCGAAGACGACGTTCATGATTTCTATCACGGATTCTCAAACGAGATTGTGTGGCCCCTCTTTCACGATCTTCAAACGAATTGCAATTTCATGCCGGAGTATTGGCATAACTATCTTGATGTAAACAGGAAATTCACGAAGGTTGTCGCCGCCGGTTGTTCGGAAAATGACTATATTTGGGTTCACGATTATCATCTGATGCACCTGGCGAACTCACTGAGGGCGAAGGATATAAGCAACCGGATTGGATTCTTTTTGCATATTCCTTTTCCGCCGATCGATATTTTTTTAAAACTTCCCTGGCGGTTCCAGGTTCTACAAGCTCTGCTTGAATATGACCTCGTTGGCTTTCAAACAATGCGGGATCGGCGTAATTTTTTACAATGCCTTCGCCATCTGATTCCTGAAGCGAGGGCCCACGGACGCGGCCCGGTGGTTTCTGCGCGTTATCACGACCGGGAAGTCCGGATTGGGGTTTTTCCCATCGGAATCGATTACAATGAGTTCGCCGGCGTGGCCGAATCACCTGAGGTTTCCGATCGGGGCTGGTATCTCCATGAGGCCCTGCCCGACCGGCAAATCATTCTCAGTGTCGATCGCTTGGATTATACAAAGGGAATACCCGAGCGGCTGGAAGGATTCCGCCGTGCTTTGATGCGGTATCCGGAGCTCCACGGAAGGGTCACACTGGTCCTGATTGTTGTGCCGAGCCGCGAAGAAGTTCCGCGGTATCAAAAACTCAAGACTCGGATCGAAAGATCGGTCAGTGAAATAAACGGAGAGTTTACAAAGCCGGGCTGGGTGCCCATCCACTATCTATACCGCCATTTGGAGCGGGAAGGACTGATTGCACATTACCGGGTAGCTGAAATCGGCCTCATCACGCCTCTGAAAGACGGTATGAATCTGGTGGCCAAGGAGTATTGCGCCTGCGATGTGGAAGAGAAGGGGGTTTTGATTCTCAGCGAATTCGCCGGCGCCGCTTCACAGCTCCACCGCGGCGCCATTCTTGTGAACCCCCTTGATTATGACGGGGTGGCCGACGCCATCCATCGCGCGTTTATGATGAGCCGTGAGGAACGGCGCTTGCGGATGCGCAAAATGCGGGACACCATCCGAAGAACAAATGTCTTTTGGTGGGTGGATTCCTTCCTCAATGCGGCATTTTCTAAAAACCTCAACGATTTCCCCCTCAATGAATCGGAGTCGTCGGATCTTTATATCGATAGAAATACACAGGGATTGTGA
- the otsB gene encoding trehalose-phosphatase: protein MNSEPGEALLNSFWRTLTRAPRRILLLDYDGTLAPFQTERDKACPYPEVTRLLTSIQNEPSCRLVIISGRAVDDLLPLLGMDPPPEIWGSHGLERRISNGRRELHPIDQSAMVALEQAALWIEQKGLTEHCEQKPGCMALHWRGLTPEREARIRRNAEADWPEIAAEGKLYIHLFDGGIELRHPGRTKGDAVRTIIKEEEDAAAVAYLGDDATDEEAFRAVKARGLGILIRPERRPTAAQIWLRPPDDLIAFLRKWCMICKDRPDLPNEHNDVGGLK from the coding sequence ATGAATTCAGAGCCTGGTGAGGCTCTTCTTAACTCTTTCTGGCGCACGCTGACAAGGGCGCCGCGCCGGATCTTGCTGTTGGATTATGATGGGACATTGGCCCCCTTCCAGACCGAGAGAGACAAGGCCTGCCCTTATCCGGAAGTGACACGTCTGCTGACCTCCATTCAAAATGAACCGTCGTGCCGGCTGGTTATCATCAGCGGGCGCGCGGTGGATGATCTGCTGCCGCTTTTGGGGATGGATCCGCCGCCGGAGATTTGGGGCTCCCATGGCTTGGAGCGGCGCATTTCGAACGGCCGGCGGGAACTCCATCCGATCGATCAAAGCGCTATGGTGGCCCTCGAACAAGCGGCGTTATGGATCGAACAAAAGGGCTTAACTGAACATTGTGAGCAAAAGCCGGGCTGTATGGCCCTTCATTGGAGAGGTCTTACTCCTGAGCGTGAAGCCAGGATTCGCAGGAACGCCGAGGCGGATTGGCCCGAGATCGCCGCCGAGGGCAAATTGTACATTCATCTCTTTGACGGCGGTATCGAATTGCGGCATCCCGGCAGAACCAAAGGCGATGCCGTGCGAACGATTATTAAAGAGGAAGAGGATGCCGCGGCGGTTGCCTATCTGGGGGATGACGCCACCGATGAAGAGGCCTTCCGCGCGGTGAAAGCCCGCGGGCTGGGTATTTTGATCCGCCCGGAAAGAAGGCCGACCGCGGCGCAGATATGGTTGAGACCGCCGGATGATCTGATAGCCTTTCTTCGAAAGTGGTGCATGATTTGCAAAGACCGTCCTGATCTCCCGAACGAACATAATGATGTGGGAGGACTAAAGTGA
- a CDS encoding glycosyltransferase gives MPDTLKQYEEIVGSNVIRHLQQLAAPLRGLKIVHVNSTREGGGVAEILNKMIPLKQSLGLDAQWEVIDGNPEFFECTKSFHNGLQGTPVGLSTKHLKAYEDVNAENAEKLRPILSKADIVFIHDPQPAGLYQHFPRHEGRWIWRCHIDLSRPYRPVWKYLRPVVAPYSASIFSLSEFAQPLPHPQFLVPPSIDALSEKNIELPEDEVRDIFPRFGIDPNIPLLLQVSRFDRFKDPLGVIEAYKIVKEMTPVQLALVGGTASDDPEGAVVLEEVQHAANGDPNIHIISLPPDAHRTINAFQRASDIVLQKSLREGFGLTVTEALWKGKPVIGGDVGGIRLQIVNHRTGYLVRTPEGAALRIRFLLHHRGLMEKIGYKAKELVRENFLLTRHLGDYLSLMHSVLHLTEDRIELGVA, from the coding sequence ATGCCTGATACGTTGAAGCAATACGAAGAAATCGTGGGAAGCAATGTCATCCGGCATTTGCAGCAGTTGGCGGCGCCCCTGCGGGGTTTAAAGATCGTTCACGTCAATTCGACGCGTGAGGGCGGCGGTGTTGCGGAAATTCTCAACAAGATGATTCCTCTTAAACAATCCTTGGGCCTGGATGCTCAATGGGAAGTGATTGACGGGAACCCTGAATTCTTTGAATGCACAAAGAGTTTTCACAACGGCTTACAGGGAACACCTGTTGGATTGTCAACAAAGCACCTGAAAGCTTATGAAGATGTTAATGCCGAGAATGCAGAGAAACTCCGCCCGATTCTTTCAAAAGCCGATATTGTTTTTATTCACGATCCTCAGCCGGCCGGGCTGTACCAGCATTTCCCGCGGCACGAGGGACGCTGGATATGGAGATGCCACATCGATCTGAGCCGGCCTTACCGGCCCGTCTGGAAGTATCTTCGCCCGGTAGTGGCGCCGTACAGCGCCAGCATATTCTCATTGTCGGAATTCGCCCAACCGCTTCCCCATCCCCAGTTTCTCGTACCGCCGAGCATTGACGCCCTGAGCGAAAAGAATATTGAGTTGCCGGAAGATGAGGTCCGCGATATTTTTCCCCGTTTCGGGATCGATCCAAACATACCATTATTGCTTCAGGTTTCACGTTTTGATCGTTTCAAAGACCCATTGGGCGTTATTGAAGCCTACAAAATCGTGAAGGAAATGACACCGGTCCAGCTCGCTCTGGTGGGGGGGACCGCATCCGATGACCCCGAGGGCGCTGTCGTCCTTGAAGAAGTCCAGCATGCAGCCAATGGCGACCCCAATATTCATATCATCAGCCTGCCGCCGGATGCGCATCGAACCATCAATGCATTTCAACGGGCCTCGGATATTGTGTTACAAAAATCCTTGCGAGAGGGATTTGGTCTTACCGTGACGGAGGCCCTGTGGAAAGGTAAACCGGTGATCGGCGGGGATGTGGGTGGAATCCGGCTTCAGATTGTTAACCACAGGACCGGCTATTTGGTTCGCACCCCTGAAGGGGCGGCGCTGCGGATTCGGTTTCTGCTGCACCACCGCGGATTGATGGAGAAGATTGGGTACAAAGCGAAAGAGTTAGTGCGTGAAAACTTCCTGCTCACAAGACATTTGGGGGATTATCTTTCTCTTATGCACTCCGTCCTGCATCTGACTGAGGACCGAATCGAGTTGGGGGTGGCATGA
- a CDS encoding SIMPL domain-containing protein (The SIMPL domain is named for its presence in mouse protein SIMPL (signalling molecule that associates with mouse pelle-like kinase). Bacterial member BP26, from Brucella, was shown to assemble into a channel-like structure, while YggE from E. coli has been associated with resistance to oxidative stress.), producing the protein MKSSHTFLAVLILAIGVAVAGWFVGDGFARGRTTDRYVTVKGLSERDVEADLALWPIRFVSTDNSLAAAQKNSEMSRVKIMEFLKRFGIDAGQVELQELRVDDQMANPYRSGDTSSRYIITQVLMVRTTQPQLIQSASQKVGDLVEAGVVLSSSGGYRDGPSYLFSGLTELKPGMIAEATENARAAAQQFAKDSGSRLGKIMKANQGVFLILPRDRAEGVMEESQPHKTVRVVTTVDYTLAD; encoded by the coding sequence ATGAAAAGCAGCCACACTTTCCTAGCGGTATTGATATTGGCCATCGGCGTCGCCGTTGCCGGATGGTTCGTCGGCGACGGATTCGCCCGGGGACGAACAACGGACCGGTATGTGACGGTCAAGGGATTGTCGGAACGCGATGTCGAGGCCGATCTGGCTTTGTGGCCGATCCGCTTTGTCTCTACCGATAACAGCCTGGCGGCGGCGCAGAAGAATAGTGAGATGAGCCGTGTAAAGATCATGGAATTCTTAAAGCGATTCGGGATTGACGCCGGACAAGTCGAATTACAGGAATTGAGAGTCGATGATCAGATGGCGAATCCCTATCGCAGCGGCGATACATCAAGCCGCTATATCATTACGCAAGTTCTCATGGTGCGGACCACACAGCCGCAATTGATCCAATCGGCCAGCCAGAAAGTCGGCGATCTGGTTGAGGCCGGCGTTGTTCTTTCGTCCAGCGGAGGGTATCGGGATGGACCGAGTTATCTTTTCAGCGGTCTGACCGAGCTCAAGCCGGGGATGATCGCGGAAGCGACGGAAAACGCCCGTGCGGCGGCCCAGCAATTCGCAAAGGATTCGGGCAGCCGCCTGGGAAAGATCATGAAGGCGAACCAGGGCGTCTTTCTCATACTGCCGCGGGATCGGGCGGAAGGGGTCATGGAGGAGAGCCAGCCGCACAAAACCGTTCGGGTTGTCACCACGGTGGATTATACTCTAGCTGATTGA
- a CDS encoding DUF3536 domain-containing protein, with translation MERFLCVHGHFYQPPRENPWLEAVEIQGSAAPYHDWNDRITEECYIPNTMARILDDEERLVTIVNNYSRISFNFGPTLLSWMERRRPELAPRLREADDVSRRVYSGHGNAIAQAYNHIILPLANTRDKRTQVIWGRRDFESRFGREPEGMWLPETAVDLESLDIMAEFGMRFAILAPHQARRVRPLDSDAWTEVNGQKIDPTRAYLVKLPSGRTMSLFFYDGPIAKAIAFEGLLSSGENFARRLQDGFSDQRRHAQLVHIATDGESYGHHHRFGEMALAYALQKITSRGQIRLTNYGEYLEKFPPEYEVEIQEDTSWSCSHGIERWRSNCGCEVGSRAGWNQAWRTPLRESLDWLRDTVAPAFEDKGREIFKDPWAARDSYIEVLLKQQRVKPEAFIAEQAARPLQQSEIVKALRMMELQRHAMLMYTSCGWFFADPSGIETIQIIQYAGRVIQLAREALGLDLEEEFLKRFSSVSSNDPLEGNGRALYMKHVVPAVVDLEQVGAHAAIAHLFGEDDEENRIYCYTTARKSLKSTEAGRARLDLGAMEVTSNVTLESAGLNFAVFHLGDQNLNAGVRRFDDEEKWSTASGELSSAFSSADYPQVMRLVDRYFESRTYSIKSLFLEEQRRILDKILQASLLEADASYRQIYERNAPLMRMLANLGLPGPRRLQAAAGIALDQLVHETLASDEPDADRFQSLWDEAGAAGVELDKDEMALTLRDSLKRLAHELRSKPLDTRQLARLEAGTRLLDKLPVHVDTVYPQIVCYEIFGSHYTQIAETAESGNAWARQWTETFRLLAQRLKVRID, from the coding sequence ATGGAGCGTTTTCTCTGCGTGCATGGGCATTTTTATCAACCGCCCCGGGAGAATCCCTGGCTTGAAGCGGTTGAAATACAGGGTTCGGCCGCCCCATATCATGATTGGAACGACCGCATCACCGAAGAATGTTATATCCCGAACACGATGGCCCGCATTCTCGACGATGAAGAACGCCTCGTTACCATCGTTAACAATTATTCCCGTATCAGCTTCAATTTCGGCCCAACATTGCTCTCTTGGATGGAGAGGAGGCGGCCCGAGCTGGCGCCACGGCTTCGGGAAGCCGACGACGTCAGCCGGCGGGTGTACTCCGGCCACGGTAACGCGATCGCTCAGGCCTATAACCACATCATTCTTCCATTGGCCAATACACGCGACAAGCGGACGCAGGTTATTTGGGGGCGCAGGGATTTTGAATCCCGTTTCGGCCGGGAGCCGGAGGGGATGTGGCTACCGGAAACCGCCGTCGATCTGGAGTCGTTGGACATCATGGCGGAGTTCGGGATGCGTTTTGCCATCCTGGCGCCCCATCAGGCCCGCCGCGTCCGGCCTCTCGATAGCGATGCGTGGACCGAAGTGAACGGACAGAAGATCGATCCGACCAGGGCCTATCTCGTCAAACTTCCCTCCGGCCGCACGATGAGTCTCTTTTTCTACGACGGCCCGATTGCGAAGGCGATCGCCTTTGAAGGGCTGCTCTCTTCGGGCGAGAACTTCGCCCGCCGCCTCCAAGACGGATTTTCCGATCAGCGACGGCATGCCCAGCTGGTCCACATTGCCACTGACGGCGAGAGTTATGGTCATCATCATCGGTTCGGCGAGATGGCGTTGGCCTATGCGCTTCAGAAAATCACGTCACGCGGCCAAATTCGTTTAACAAATTACGGCGAGTATCTGGAAAAATTTCCGCCTGAATACGAAGTTGAAATACAGGAAGACACCTCATGGAGCTGCAGCCATGGGATTGAGCGCTGGCGCAGTAATTGTGGTTGTGAGGTCGGTTCGCGGGCGGGATGGAACCAGGCTTGGCGCACACCGCTGCGCGAGTCCCTGGATTGGCTGCGGGATACCGTGGCGCCCGCCTTTGAAGACAAAGGCCGCGAGATCTTCAAGGATCCCTGGGCGGCGCGGGACAGTTATATCGAGGTACTCCTCAAACAGCAGCGGGTCAAACCGGAAGCATTCATCGCGGAGCAGGCGGCGCGCCCGCTGCAGCAGAGCGAAATCGTAAAAGCTCTCAGGATGATGGAACTTCAGCGTCATGCGATGTTGATGTACACAAGTTGCGGGTGGTTCTTTGCCGATCCATCCGGGATTGAGACAATCCAAATCATTCAATATGCGGGACGGGTCATCCAATTGGCGCGGGAAGCGCTTGGCCTTGATCTGGAAGAGGAGTTCTTGAAGCGTTTCTCGTCGGTATCCAGCAATGATCCGCTGGAGGGAAACGGACGCGCCCTTTACATGAAGCATGTTGTTCCGGCGGTTGTCGACCTCGAACAAGTGGGAGCGCATGCGGCGATCGCCCATCTCTTCGGGGAAGATGACGAGGAAAACCGGATCTATTGTTATACAACGGCCCGGAAATCCCTGAAATCGACCGAAGCGGGAAGGGCCCGGCTGGACTTGGGCGCCATGGAGGTGACATCGAATGTGACGCTGGAATCAGCCGGATTGAATTTCGCCGTCTTCCATTTGGGGGATCAAAACCTCAATGCCGGCGTCCGCCGCTTTGATGATGAGGAGAAATGGAGCACGGCTTCCGGGGAGCTCTCCTCGGCATTTTCCAGCGCCGATTACCCACAGGTGATGCGTCTTGTCGACCGGTATTTTGAATCGCGGACCTATTCGATCAAATCCCTTTTTCTTGAGGAACAGCGCCGGATCCTCGACAAGATCCTGCAGGCGTCATTGTTGGAGGCCGACGCCAGCTACCGGCAAATCTATGAACGCAACGCGCCTCTTATGCGGATGCTGGCCAACCTCGGTTTGCCGGGCCCACGGCGCCTGCAAGCCGCCGCCGGGATTGCGCTCGATCAACTTGTACATGAAACACTCGCAAGCGATGAACCGGATGCGGATCGTTTTCAGTCACTATGGGATGAAGCCGGTGCGGCGGGCGTTGAGCTGGACAAAGATGAAATGGCCCTCACCCTGCGGGATAGCTTGAAGAGACTGGCCCATGAGCTTCGGAGCAAGCCATTGGATACGCGTCAACTGGCGCGACTGGAGGCCGGGACGCGCCTGTTGGACAAGCTCCCCGTCCATGTCGATACGGTCTATCCACAGATTGTCTGTTACGAGATATTTGGATCGCACTACACCCAGATCGCAGAGACCGCCGAGAGCGGGAACGCCTGGGCCCGGCAATGGACCGAGACGTTCCGATTGCTGGCGCAGCGGCTGAAAGTGAGGATCGATTAG
- the glgB gene encoding 1,4-alpha-glucan branching protein GlgB, whose product MAGYKQAAERERRRITVGVTRISEVDIYLFNEGTHLSLFNKLGSHPMVDGRIEGTYFAVWAPNARHVYVTGDFNDWSRVSHPIYPRDASGIWEGFIPGVKKGDLYKYHIISRDIAYSVNKADPMALRHELPPRTASIVWDLEYWWDDQEWMNRRHEQNRFDKPMSIYEIHLGSWRRGLEDNGFLNYRDLAHQLAEYVKEMGFTHIELLPIMEHPFYGSWGYQITGYFAPTSRYGTPQDFMYFVDHLHQNGIGVILDWVPSHFPTDQHGPAYFDGTHLYEHSDPRKGLHPDWNSAIFNYGRNEVRSFLLSNALFWVDKYHVDGLRVDAVASMLYLDYSREEGEWIPNEFGGRENIDAISLLKDFNREIYHAHPGIQTSAEESTAWPGVSKPVDVGGLGFGYKWDMGWMHDTLAYLARDPIHRKHHHNELSFRMLYSWTENYILPLSHDEVVHGKGSLLQRMSGDDWQAFANLRLLFGYMFAQPAKKLLFMGDEFAQRNEWYHEKSLDWHLLDAPSHAGVKNLVRDLNQLYRAEPALHELDVDPQGFEWIDADDAINSTLTLLRKGRRPEDLVVAAFNLTPVPRHKFRIGLPTGGYWQEILNTDAEIYGGSGMGNYGGREADATGWNGRPCSLEVVLPPLAAVFFKPGRPENNS is encoded by the coding sequence ATTGCGGGATATAAACAGGCTGCGGAGCGGGAGCGAAGGAGAATAACCGTGGGTGTGACGCGTATTTCAGAGGTCGATATTTATCTCTTCAACGAGGGAACCCATCTAAGCCTCTTTAACAAACTGGGCAGCCACCCGATGGTGGACGGACGGATCGAGGGAACCTATTTTGCCGTTTGGGCGCCGAATGCCCGCCATGTCTATGTCACCGGAGATTTCAACGACTGGAGCCGCGTGAGCCATCCCATATATCCGCGCGACGCCTCCGGAATCTGGGAGGGTTTCATCCCCGGCGTAAAAAAGGGAGACTTATACAAATATCATATCATCTCCCGGGATATCGCCTATAGCGTCAACAAAGCCGATCCAATGGCGCTGCGGCATGAGTTGCCGCCGCGAACCGCTTCCATTGTTTGGGATTTGGAATACTGGTGGGACGATCAGGAATGGATGAATCGGCGGCACGAACAAAACCGTTTTGATAAACCGATGTCGATCTACGAGATCCACCTCGGTTCCTGGCGCCGTGGGCTGGAAGACAACGGCTTTTTAAACTACCGGGATCTGGCGCATCAACTGGCCGAATATGTTAAAGAGATGGGATTCACCCATATCGAATTGCTTCCCATCATGGAGCATCCCTTCTACGGCTCCTGGGGATACCAAATCACCGGATATTTCGCCCCCACGAGCCGATACGGCACGCCGCAGGATTTCATGTATTTTGTCGATCACCTGCATCAGAACGGGATCGGTGTCATTCTCGATTGGGTCCCCTCTCATTTCCCGACCGACCAGCACGGACCGGCTTACTTCGACGGGACCCACCTGTACGAACATTCCGATCCACGCAAGGGGCTTCATCCCGACTGGAACAGCGCGATCTTCAATTACGGGCGGAACGAGGTCCGCAGCTTCCTTCTCAGCAACGCCCTCTTCTGGGTGGATAAGTATCATGTCGACGGTCTGCGCGTCGATGCGGTCGCCTCGATGCTCTACCTTGATTATTCCCGCGAAGAGGGGGAGTGGATCCCCAATGAATTCGGCGGGCGGGAAAACATTGATGCCATCTCGCTGTTGAAAGATTTTAATAGAGAGATCTACCACGCGCACCCGGGGATCCAGACGAGCGCCGAAGAGTCGACCGCATGGCCCGGCGTTTCCAAACCGGTCGACGTGGGCGGCCTCGGGTTTGGTTACAAATGGGATATGGGCTGGATGCATGATACCTTGGCCTATCTCGCCCGCGATCCCATCCATCGGAAGCACCATCACAATGAATTGTCCTTCCGGATGCTTTATTCGTGGACAGAAAATTATATCCTACCCCTCTCTCATGACGAGGTTGTTCACGGCAAGGGATCGTTGCTCCAGAGAATGTCGGGAGACGATTGGCAGGCTTTCGCGAATCTCAGGCTCCTTTTCGGTTATATGTTCGCGCAACCGGCGAAGAAGCTTCTCTTTATGGGCGACGAGTTCGCCCAGCGCAATGAATGGTATCATGAAAAGAGCCTTGATTGGCACCTACTCGATGCTCCCAGCCACGCCGGTGTCAAGAACCTGGTTCGGGATCTCAATCAGCTCTACCGGGCCGAGCCGGCATTGCATGAGCTGGACGTCGATCCGCAGGGGTTTGAGTGGATCGATGCCGATGATGCGATCAACAGCACACTCACACTGCTGCGCAAGGGCCGGCGCCCAGAAGATCTGGTCGTCGCCGCCTTCAACTTAACCCCGGTGCCCCGCCACAAATTCCGCATTGGCCTGCCGACCGGCGGATATTGGCAGGAGATTCTCAATACTGATGCCGAGATTTACGGCGGAAGCGGGATGGGGAATTACGGCGGCCGGGAAGCCGACGCGACAGGGTGGAATGGCCGGCCCTGTTCACTTGAAGTTGTACTACCACCCCTGGCCGCGGTCTTTTTCAAACCGGGCCGGCCTGAGAACAATTCATAG